The following are encoded in a window of Primulina eburnea isolate SZY01 chromosome 4, ASM2296580v1, whole genome shotgun sequence genomic DNA:
- the LOC140830818 gene encoding replication protein A 70 kDa DNA-binding subunit D-like isoform X1, which yields MPTKSCYLMNRSCVLDLLCSVMHVFLPRFVEKTKKHLQDFVIVHEERKPLILTLWEEFLENEAPYLVENVHNMPIILGMRLSVNTFYGLSIGTMPNSTILFESPIPQAKQLMIWINNNKEYIESVVTEKLYEKAKQAIAPPLSFQIRKISQILSLIEMVKSFWIRATLKIIDSEHRLYFVAFPGCSRASGRAYKYEFTCFYCNNDFPSPKPLLLFQADLYDGTGNLRAFVEHNEAKILLGMSGEEIIEAEQHEREFSLDSINEQFKKLQFLLQIRTSKNELRGRVFVRHTIIACLPTSDSSSTSHSSEEKSTSLHMHKDHEADIAMIES from the exons ATGCCAACTAAGTCTTGTTATTTAATGAACAGGTCTTGTGTTTTAGACTTATTGTGCAGTGTTATGCATGTGTTTCTACCACGATTCGTTGAGAAAACTAAAAAACACTTACAAGACTTTGTCATTGTCCACGAAGA ACGCAAGCCTTTAATCCTCACATTATGGGAGGAATTTCTGGAAAACGAAGCTCCTTATCTGGTTGAAAATGTTCACAACATGCCCATCATTTTGGGAATGAGGCTTTCTGTGAACACATTTTACG GGTTGTCCATTGGAACAATGCCAAATAGTACTATTTTATTTGAGTCTCCCATACCACAAGCCAAACAACTGATGATATG GATAAACAACAACAAAGAATATATTGAAAGTGTTGTTACCGAGAAGTTATATGAAAAAGCAAAACAAGCAATAGCTCCACCTCTTAGCTTTCAGATACGGAAAATCAGTCAAATTCTTAGCTTAATTGAAATG GTCAAATCTTTTTGGATCAGAGCTACGCTGAAAATAATTGATTCTGAACATCGGTTATACTTTGTAGCTTTTCCAGGTTGTTCTAGAGCATCTGGACGAGCCTACAAATATGAATTTACATGTTTCTACTGCAACAATGATTTCCCAAGCCCAAAACCATT GTTACTTTTTCAAGCAGATTTGTACGATGGAACTGGGAATTTACGTGCTTTTGTGGAACATAACGAGGCAAAAATACTATTAGGCATGTCCGGCGAAGAAATCATCGAAGCAGAGCAAcat GAAAGAGAATTTAGTCTTGACAGTATTAATGAACAATTCAAGAAACTACAGTTCCTACTTCAAATCAGAACATCAAAAAACGAACTCAGGGGGAGAGTTTTTGTTCGACATACAATAATCGCATGTCTACCAACATCTGATTCATCGTCAACATCACACAGCTCCGAAGAAAAAAGCACATCTTTACATATGCATAAAGACCATGAGGCAGATATTGCTATGATTGAATCTTAA
- the LOC140830818 gene encoding uncharacterized protein isoform X2 gives MPIILGMRLSVNTFYGLSIGTMPNSTILFESPIPQAKQLMIWINNNKEYIESVVTEKLYEKAKQAIAPPLSFQIRKISQILSLIEMVKSFWIRATLKIIDSEHRLYFVAFPGCSRASGRAYKYEFTCFYCNNDFPSPKPLLLFQADLYDGTGNLRAFVEHNEAKILLGMSGEEIIEAEQHEREFSLDSINEQFKKLQFLLQIRTSKNELRGRVFVRHTIIACLPTSDSSSTSHSSEEKSTSLHMHKDHEADIAMIES, from the exons ATGCCCATCATTTTGGGAATGAGGCTTTCTGTGAACACATTTTACG GGTTGTCCATTGGAACAATGCCAAATAGTACTATTTTATTTGAGTCTCCCATACCACAAGCCAAACAACTGATGATATG GATAAACAACAACAAAGAATATATTGAAAGTGTTGTTACCGAGAAGTTATATGAAAAAGCAAAACAAGCAATAGCTCCACCTCTTAGCTTTCAGATACGGAAAATCAGTCAAATTCTTAGCTTAATTGAAATG GTCAAATCTTTTTGGATCAGAGCTACGCTGAAAATAATTGATTCTGAACATCGGTTATACTTTGTAGCTTTTCCAGGTTGTTCTAGAGCATCTGGACGAGCCTACAAATATGAATTTACATGTTTCTACTGCAACAATGATTTCCCAAGCCCAAAACCATT GTTACTTTTTCAAGCAGATTTGTACGATGGAACTGGGAATTTACGTGCTTTTGTGGAACATAACGAGGCAAAAATACTATTAGGCATGTCCGGCGAAGAAATCATCGAAGCAGAGCAAcat GAAAGAGAATTTAGTCTTGACAGTATTAATGAACAATTCAAGAAACTACAGTTCCTACTTCAAATCAGAACATCAAAAAACGAACTCAGGGGGAGAGTTTTTGTTCGACATACAATAATCGCATGTCTACCAACATCTGATTCATCGTCAACATCACACAGCTCCGAAGAAAAAAGCACATCTTTACATATGCATAAAGACCATGAGGCAGATATTGCTATGATTGAATCTTAA
- the LOC140830038 gene encoding uncharacterized protein, with protein MALSPNVTKHKVLTILGNYLYSMGKNLEDFFPANDDLIRCCHDNMIKELQNEQNIVIPAEDILAVEQLNIEQRQAYNRIMYHVNNDLPNDFFIDGPGGTGKTFLYKAILATIRSNGHIELATATSGVAASLLPGGCTSHSRFKIPLDENDSNSCSISKQSTLAHLIKLAKLIIWDEATMAKRITIENFNEMLKDVMGLDRLFGGKKIVVFGGDFRQTLPVILKSTRDAITDASIIMSPLWKEFDKIKLKENIRAFLDHEFSSYLLRIGNGIEYTNEKEEIQIPNKINIPFVDDVTSLHALIDMVFPNISDPNIDFSSFVKRAILTTRNEFVHEINDLLISKFSGEEKTYFSCDENTSNCIIPDQQELFHCLTPQGLPPHKLTLKINSPIILLRNINPTEGLCNGTRLLSKGFNKNIIYAEISVGTHAGKPVFIPHITLKAPHDNFSTIPFKRKQFPVRLCYAMTINKAQGKTLDFVGVYLKEPVFSHGQLYVALSRAKNIGQVKVLIRTSTPLIQNTNYTKKIVYHEVLQAANIH; from the coding sequence ATGGCTCTTTCTCCTAATGTAACTAAACACAAAGTTTTAACCATTCTTGGTAATTATTTGTACTCGATGGGAAAAAATTTAGAAGACTTCTTTCCTGCAAATGATGACCTAATTAGATGTTGTCATGATAATATGATAAAAGAATTACAAAATGAACAAAACATAGTTATACCTGCTGAAGATATCTTAGCTGTTGAACAACTAAATATAGAGCAAAGACAGGCATATAATCGAATAATGTATCATGTTAACAATGATTTaccaaatgatttttttattgatgGCCCTGGAGGCACTGGCAAAACTTTTTTATACAAAGCTATCCTTGCAACAATTCGCTCAAATGGTCATATAGAACTTGCTACAGCTACTTCAGGAGTAGCAGCATCTTTGCTTCCAGGAGGATGTACTTCACATTCAAGATTTAAAATACCTTTAGATGAAAATGATTCGAATTCTTGTAGCATTAGTAAACAAAGCACATTAGCTCATTTAATCAAGCTagcaaaattaattatttgggatgaagCTACAATGGCTAAACGTATAACTATTGAAAATTTCAACGAAATGCTTAAAGATGTAATGGGTTTAGATAGATTATTCGGTGGTAAAAAAATTGTTGTGTTTGGTGGAGATTTTCGGCAAACCTTACCAGTAATTCTTAAAAGCACTAGAGATGCGATTACAGATGCCTCAATTATTATGTCACCTTTATGGAAAGAATTTGACAAAATAAAGCTCAAGGAAAATATACGAGCATTTCTCGATCATGAATTCTCATCTTATTTGCTCAGAATTGGTAATGGAATCGAATATACTAATGAGAAAGAAGAAATTCAAAtaccaaataaaataaacattccATTTGTAGATGATGTTACTTCTTTACATGCATTGATAGACATGGTATTTCCAAACATTTCTGATCCGAATATTGATTTCTCTTCATTTGTTAAACGAGCTATACTTACTACAAGAAACGAATTCGTTCACGAAATAAATGATCTCCTAATTAGCAAATTTTCAGGCGAGGAGAAGACATATTTTAGTTGTGATGAAAACACGAGTAATTGTATCATACCAGACCAACAAGAATTATTTCACTGTTTGACTCCCCAAGGGCTTCCTCCTCATAAATTAACTTTGAAAATAAATTCACCAATCATATTGCTAAGGAATATTAATCCTACCGAAGGTCTCTGTAATGGAACGCGTCTTCTTTCCAAAGGattcaacaaaaatattatatatgctGAAATTTCAGTAGGAACTCATGCAGGAAAGCCAGTATTTATTCCACATATAACATTAAAAGCTCCACATGACAATTTTTCAACAATTCCATTTAAAAGAAAACAATTCCCAGTACGTCTATGTTATGCAATGACTATTAACAAAGCACAAGGTAAAACTTTGGATTTTGTTGGTGTCTACTTGAAAGAACCTGTTTTCTCACATGGTCAACTCTATGTTGCTTTATCAAGAGCGAAAAATATAGGTCAAGTAAAAGTGCTTATTAGAACATCAACACCATTAATTCAAAATACGAATTatacaaaaaaaattgtatatcaCGAGGTTCTACAAGCTGCAAATATACATTAA